The Montipora capricornis isolate CH-2021 chromosome 6, ASM3666992v2, whole genome shotgun sequence genome has a window encoding:
- the LOC138052227 gene encoding uncharacterized protein isoform X1, giving the protein MPNVFVPRKFSPKHITGFSSRCNKINIEEHLYFLEPSLQKMMETFQKAFSSHYENSGQTLYDAADMRKFSETHAPGLFDVLLSSILGDDSRLSEERKTLQEQRTVALLHIMTYFRSQKSCPLQKDLGLYMHQHGLSKAGLNNGPIFGFSVAPRSIDRHNVNLRQQYPSLLKQKIEQSVKVQRNNYEGTCMVLLLDDFHNIHTVRMPDNLKLSKATHMASVLLDIHLEIPAVKKPNPQCVHSVLKITFRGQETVCRGGIVKRYIQELFTEGLKSHHHSFLTSLPQQCQQLKAKDIQKQMKQFRVYNGMAQDELLTLSTCILIDEFEAALKHMEDYKAALNHTFHSALPLHDFCKLFVIPLPGDWPTWYYTKKVIAQLPETTSQEHPYLSLIPEQGPFHVCLNINEDVIKSHHIFFARLYKEVFGSDFPLKPKPFRTSLIITGTLCGWLLIRHKVLAKFKFCKDIEFLYLVNLLEEILPLVFFQYDSIFCSGNLELYINVMIRLAIIFIIWERHHYDRSTLSMLSDLCHQKINFPAYYNFKERWLSIITEKKVEIWHSLLRNHISTHYSGDEIHNTAISLAASDTARKFHSSFVRPYTRGQSEKNMKLVAGKVAEVLLKLFQDVAQNIGKSKKVTDNPSSQSRNKRPKFHPQTFNEIIDTKSLPLSYKHLDSNPQYPNPAILCDYTNCAVTQDTDQFVRLACCHTFHQECYF; this is encoded by the exons ATGCCCAATGTTTTTGTCCCTCGAAAGTTTTCCCCAAAACACATTACAGGATTTTCATCACgttgtaataaaattaatattgaagaacatttatattttttagaGCCTTCATTACAGAAAATGATGGAGACATTTCAAAAGGCATTCAGCAGCCACTATGAAAATAGTGGCCAAACATtatatgatgcagcagatatgaGGAAGTTTTCCGAGACTCATGCGCCAGGCTTGTTTGATGTCCTCCTCAGTTCTATTCTTGGAGACGACTCCAGGCTGtcagaagaaaggaaaacacTCCAGGAACAAAGAACAGTTGCTCTTCTCCATATTATGACTTATTTTAG GTCCCAGAAGTCATGTCCCTTGCAAAAAGACCTGGGTCTGTATATGCATCAACATGGCCTTTCAAAAGCTGGCTTGAACAATGGCCCTATCTTTGGCTTTTCAGTAGCACCAAGATCAATTGATAGGCACAACGTCAACTTACGGCAGCAGTATCCGAGCTTGTTAAAGCAAAAAATTGAACAGTCAGTTAAGGTGCAACggaataattat GAAGGTACTTGTATGGTTCTCCTGTTGGATGATTTTCATAACATTCACACGGTCAGAATGCCAGACAACCTGAAATTGTCTAAAGCAACACACATGGCTTCCGTTCTACTTGACATTCACCTGGAAATACCAGCCGTAAAAAAACCCAACCCACAGTGTGTCCACAGTGTTTTGAAAATTACTTTCAGAGGGCAGGAGACTGTTTGCAGAGGTGGTATTGTAAAAAGATATATACAAGAACTGTTCACAGAAGGTCTTAAAAGCCATCACCACTCATTTCTAACCTCTCTTCCCCAACAATGTCAGCAGCTGAAGGCTAAAGATATACAAAAACAGATGAAACAGTTCAG AGTATACAATGGCATGGCACAAGATGAACTTCTTACCCTGAGCACTTGCATTTTAATAGATGAATTTGAGGCAGCCCTGAAACACATGGAGGATTACAAGGCCGCACTTAACCATACATTCCATTCTGCTCTTCCCCTTCATGATTTCTGTAAATTATTTGTTATTCCACTGCCTGGAGATTGGCCAACCTGGTATTACACCAAAAAAGTAATTGCTCAGCTACCAGAAACAACTTCCCAAGAACACCCTTATTTGTCCCTTATTCCAGAACAAGGACCTTTTCATGTCTGCttaaatataaatgaagacGTCATCAAAAGCCACCACAtattttttgcaaggctttataaggaggtttttggcagtgacttCCCACTTAAACCAAAACCCTTTCGAACAAGCCTCATTATTACAGGAACCTTGTGTGGATGGTTGTTAATCAGACATAAAGTCTTGGCAAAATTCAAGTTCTGCAAAGATATTGAATTTCTGTACCTGGTTAATTTACTTGAAGAAATTTTGCCACTGGTCTTTTTTCAATATGACAGCATCTTTTGCTCTGGTAATCTGGAACTGTACATAAATGTCATGATTCGCCTAGCCATCATTTTCATTATCTGGGAGCGACATCATTATgacagatctactttatccatgTTAAGTGACCTGTGTCACCAAAAGATCAACTTTCCCGCCTACTATAACTTTAAAGAGCGATGGCTATcaataataacagaaaagaaGGTTGAAATCTGGCATTCATTGTTAcgaaatcacatttcaacacattacAGTGGTGATGAGATACATAACACAGCAATTTCTCTGGCTGCTTCGGACACTGCTAGGAAATTTCATTCTTCATTTGTGAGGCCATACACCAGAGgtcaatctgaaaaaaacatgaaacttgtgGCAG GCAAAGTTGCTGAGGtgcttttgaaattattccaGGATGTTGCTCAAAATATTGGAAAGTCTAAGAAG GTTACAGACAACCCTTCCAGTCAGAGTCGTAACAAAAGACCAAAATTCCATCCTCAAACATTTAATGAAATCATTGATACAAAGTCTCTTCCTCTTTCTTACAAACATCTGGATAGCAACCCACAGTATCCAAATCCAGCCATTTTATGTGACTATACCAACTGTGCTGTAACTCAAGACACTGATCAATTTGTAAGACTAGCTTGCTGCCACACTTTTCACCAAGAATGTTACTTTTGA
- the LOC138052227 gene encoding uncharacterized protein isoform X2 has protein sequence MPNVFVPRKFSPKHITGFSSRCNKINIEEHLYFLEPSLQKMMETFQKAFSSHYENSGQTLYDAADMRKFSETHAPGLFDVLLSSILGDDSRLSEERKTLQEQRTVALLHIMTYFRSQKSCPLQKDLGLYMHQHGLSKAGLNNGPIFGFSVAPRSIDRHNVNLRQQYPSLLKQKIEQSVKEGTCMVLLLDDFHNIHTVRMPDNLKLSKATHMASVLLDIHLEIPAVKKPNPQCVHSVLKITFRGQETVCRGGIVKRYIQELFTEGLKSHHHSFLTSLPQQCQQLKAKDIQKQMKQFRVYNGMAQDELLTLSTCILIDEFEAALKHMEDYKAALNHTFHSALPLHDFCKLFVIPLPGDWPTWYYTKKVIAQLPETTSQEHPYLSLIPEQGPFHVCLNINEDVIKSHHIFFARLYKEVFGSDFPLKPKPFRTSLIITGTLCGWLLIRHKVLAKFKFCKDIEFLYLVNLLEEILPLVFFQYDSIFCSGNLELYINVMIRLAIIFIIWERHHYDRSTLSMLSDLCHQKINFPAYYNFKERWLSIITEKKVEIWHSLLRNHISTHYSGDEIHNTAISLAASDTARKFHSSFVRPYTRGQSEKNMKLVAGKVAEVLLKLFQDVAQNIGKSKKVTDNPSSQSRNKRPKFHPQTFNEIIDTKSLPLSYKHLDSNPQYPNPAILCDYTNCAVTQDTDQFVRLACCHTFHQECYF, from the exons ATGCCCAATGTTTTTGTCCCTCGAAAGTTTTCCCCAAAACACATTACAGGATTTTCATCACgttgtaataaaattaatattgaagaacatttatattttttagaGCCTTCATTACAGAAAATGATGGAGACATTTCAAAAGGCATTCAGCAGCCACTATGAAAATAGTGGCCAAACATtatatgatgcagcagatatgaGGAAGTTTTCCGAGACTCATGCGCCAGGCTTGTTTGATGTCCTCCTCAGTTCTATTCTTGGAGACGACTCCAGGCTGtcagaagaaaggaaaacacTCCAGGAACAAAGAACAGTTGCTCTTCTCCATATTATGACTTATTTTAG GTCCCAGAAGTCATGTCCCTTGCAAAAAGACCTGGGTCTGTATATGCATCAACATGGCCTTTCAAAAGCTGGCTTGAACAATGGCCCTATCTTTGGCTTTTCAGTAGCACCAAGATCAATTGATAGGCACAACGTCAACTTACGGCAGCAGTATCCGAGCTTGTTAAAGCAAAAAATTGAACAGTCAGTTAAG GAAGGTACTTGTATGGTTCTCCTGTTGGATGATTTTCATAACATTCACACGGTCAGAATGCCAGACAACCTGAAATTGTCTAAAGCAACACACATGGCTTCCGTTCTACTTGACATTCACCTGGAAATACCAGCCGTAAAAAAACCCAACCCACAGTGTGTCCACAGTGTTTTGAAAATTACTTTCAGAGGGCAGGAGACTGTTTGCAGAGGTGGTATTGTAAAAAGATATATACAAGAACTGTTCACAGAAGGTCTTAAAAGCCATCACCACTCATTTCTAACCTCTCTTCCCCAACAATGTCAGCAGCTGAAGGCTAAAGATATACAAAAACAGATGAAACAGTTCAG AGTATACAATGGCATGGCACAAGATGAACTTCTTACCCTGAGCACTTGCATTTTAATAGATGAATTTGAGGCAGCCCTGAAACACATGGAGGATTACAAGGCCGCACTTAACCATACATTCCATTCTGCTCTTCCCCTTCATGATTTCTGTAAATTATTTGTTATTCCACTGCCTGGAGATTGGCCAACCTGGTATTACACCAAAAAAGTAATTGCTCAGCTACCAGAAACAACTTCCCAAGAACACCCTTATTTGTCCCTTATTCCAGAACAAGGACCTTTTCATGTCTGCttaaatataaatgaagacGTCATCAAAAGCCACCACAtattttttgcaaggctttataaggaggtttttggcagtgacttCCCACTTAAACCAAAACCCTTTCGAACAAGCCTCATTATTACAGGAACCTTGTGTGGATGGTTGTTAATCAGACATAAAGTCTTGGCAAAATTCAAGTTCTGCAAAGATATTGAATTTCTGTACCTGGTTAATTTACTTGAAGAAATTTTGCCACTGGTCTTTTTTCAATATGACAGCATCTTTTGCTCTGGTAATCTGGAACTGTACATAAATGTCATGATTCGCCTAGCCATCATTTTCATTATCTGGGAGCGACATCATTATgacagatctactttatccatgTTAAGTGACCTGTGTCACCAAAAGATCAACTTTCCCGCCTACTATAACTTTAAAGAGCGATGGCTATcaataataacagaaaagaaGGTTGAAATCTGGCATTCATTGTTAcgaaatcacatttcaacacattacAGTGGTGATGAGATACATAACACAGCAATTTCTCTGGCTGCTTCGGACACTGCTAGGAAATTTCATTCTTCATTTGTGAGGCCATACACCAGAGgtcaatctgaaaaaaacatgaaacttgtgGCAG GCAAAGTTGCTGAGGtgcttttgaaattattccaGGATGTTGCTCAAAATATTGGAAAGTCTAAGAAG GTTACAGACAACCCTTCCAGTCAGAGTCGTAACAAAAGACCAAAATTCCATCCTCAAACATTTAATGAAATCATTGATACAAAGTCTCTTCCTCTTTCTTACAAACATCTGGATAGCAACCCACAGTATCCAAATCCAGCCATTTTATGTGACTATACCAACTGTGCTGTAACTCAAGACACTGATCAATTTGTAAGACTAGCTTGCTGCCACACTTTTCACCAAGAATGTTACTTTTGA
- the LOC138051053 gene encoding uncharacterized protein, translating into LDGWEKFVDHVLANVTVPQPPSIRTQGQQQECQQQHPEQPQCQDQEVHHPAQQVNQNIDITSVNIAGSKFLFFPQSVSQATMNGRRGSNACTFIALYLAKSYHANIGHLPAPTQISPVWAAVVMSCIIQGNATHDTLTGGGAINFAVDEAVRLLRQSLGQIQIEDSFDITLTSENTDVPQSSAAFYLQRLTQEANLSAILIITDMTICFVAHGANIVMFDSHLHGNFGALIASTTVENTENFLKAVKEVISPNYNMCSLTFVKFA; encoded by the coding sequence TTGGATGGATGGGAAAAGTTTGTAGATCATGTTTTAGCTAACGTCACTGTCCCACAACCTCCGAGTATAAGAACACAAGGACAACAACAAGAATGTCAACAGCAACATCCAGAACAGCCACAATGCCAAGATCAAGAAGTCCATCACCCAGCACAACAAGTAAATCAAAACATCGACATAACATCAGTGAACATTGCAGgcagcaaatttcttttttttccacagTCTGTTTCTCAGGCTACAATGAATGGCAGGAGGGGGTCAAACGCCTGCACTTTTATTGCATTATACTTGGCAAAAAGTTATCATGCCAACATAGGACACCTACCAGCCCCAACACAAATTTCGCCTGTGTGGGCTGCTGTTGTGATGTCCTGCATCATTCAGGGAAATGCCACACATGACACTTTAACTGGGGGTGGAGCAATTAATTTTGCTGTAGATGAGGCAGTCCGCCTACTTAGACAAAGCTTGGGACAAATTCAAATTGAAGATTCGTTTGATATCACATTAACCAGTGAAAATACAGATGTGCCCCAGTCATCAGCAGCATTTTACCTTCAACGTTTAACTCAAGAAGCTAATCTGTCTGCAATTCTTATTATTACCGATatgacaatttgttttgttgcacaTGGTGCAAACATTGTGATGTTTGACAGCCACTTGCATGGTAATTTTGGAGCTCTTATTGCCAGTACAACTGTTGAAAACACCGAGAATTTCTTGAAGGCAGTGAAAGAGGTGATAAGCCCAAACTACAACATGTGCTCCTTGACATTTGTTAAGTTTGCTTAA